A single region of the Candidatus Eisenbacteria bacterium genome encodes:
- a CDS encoding VOC family protein, translating into MTDVGFTHVALLVGNLDASTAFYRKYARMEVVHQRADGSTRVAWISDRTRPFVIVLIEMPRYVPRPLLRAANGVLRMLVPFEHLGVGCPSRDEVDRLCAEARGEGRLARGPTDYGPPVGYWAFITDPDGHTLEVSHGQEIGLTVDRAGAA; encoded by the coding sequence ATGACGGACGTCGGCTTCACGCACGTGGCGCTGCTCGTGGGGAATCTCGACGCGAGCACGGCCTTCTACCGGAAGTACGCGCGCATGGAGGTCGTGCACCAGCGCGCCGACGGCAGCACGCGGGTCGCCTGGATCAGCGACCGCACGCGACCCTTCGTGATCGTGTTGATCGAGATGCCGCGCTACGTTCCCCGGCCGCTCCTGCGCGCGGCGAACGGCGTCCTGCGCATGCTGGTGCCGTTCGAGCATCTGGGCGTCGGATGTCCCAGCCGCGACGAGGTCGATCGGCTGTGCGCCGAGGCGCGGGGCGAGGGACGGCTCGCCCGCGGCCCGACCGACTACGGTCCGCCGGTCGGCTACTGGGCCTTCATCACCGATCCCGACGGGCACACCCTCGAAGTGTCGCACGGGCAGGAGATCGGCCTCACGGTGGATCGCGCCGGCGCGGCGTGA
- a CDS encoding DsbA family protein yields MADQVRLFVWSDYLCPWCYNATVRLRRLEEELGDRVALEWRSYLLRPHTDANRTMETFRAYTSSWTRPAAEPESGTFRVWATDEGPPSHSVPPHLVAKAAALLGLQAFHAMHDRLLHAYFAENRDITRAETLLELWREIGLPDDGFERAGDPAILREVVDQHNEAIARDVNGVPAVVMEGNDVPIVGAMPYETYRRWVLRRLAGEI; encoded by the coding sequence GTGGCCGATCAGGTCCGGTTGTTCGTCTGGTCCGACTACCTCTGTCCGTGGTGCTACAACGCAACCGTGCGGCTGCGGCGTCTGGAGGAGGAGCTCGGCGATCGCGTCGCGCTCGAGTGGCGCAGCTACCTCCTCCGACCCCACACGGACGCGAACCGGACCATGGAGACGTTCCGCGCCTACACGTCCTCGTGGACGCGGCCTGCTGCGGAGCCCGAGAGCGGGACGTTCCGCGTCTGGGCGACCGACGAGGGACCGCCGTCGCACAGCGTGCCGCCGCATCTGGTCGCCAAGGCGGCTGCCCTGCTGGGGCTGCAGGCCTTCCACGCCATGCACGATCGCCTGCTGCACGCGTACTTCGCCGAGAACCGCGACATCACCCGCGCCGAGACGCTCCTCGAGCTCTGGCGCGAGATCGGCCTGCCGGACGACGGGTTCGAGCGCGCCGGCGATCCCGCGATCCTGCGCGAGGTGGTCGATCAGCACAACGAGGCCATCGCGCGCGACGTGAACGGCGTGCCGGCGGTCGTCATGGAGGGGAACGACGTGCCGATCGTGGGGGCGATGCCCTACGAGACCTATCGCCGCTGGGTCCTGCGGCGCCTCGCGGGAGAGATCTGA
- a CDS encoding DUF427 domain-containing protein, with product MAKAIWNGAVVAESDACRMVEGNHYFPPDAVAKQYLRPSATHTVCSWKGTASYYDVVVDGRVNADAAWYYPDPKPAAHEIAGWIAFWHGVTVQP from the coding sequence ATGGCGAAAGCGATCTGGAACGGAGCCGTCGTCGCCGAGAGCGATGCGTGCCGCATGGTCGAGGGCAACCACTACTTCCCGCCCGACGCGGTGGCGAAACAGTATCTCCGGCCGAGCGCGACGCACACCGTCTGCTCGTGGAAGGGCACGGCCAGCTACTACGACGTCGTCGTCGACGGCCGGGTCAACGCGGATGCCGCCTGGTACTATCCGGATCCGAAGCCCGCGGCGCACGAGATCGCCGGCTGGATCGCCTTCTGGCACGGCGTGACGGTGCAGCCGTAG
- a CDS encoding MBL fold metallo-hydrolase, whose translation MRTAVLLVTVVLAASGCDGLVDRLIERNLRRADRTLLTSPDLTVVLCGTGGPLADAQRAGACTAIVAGGEVMLVDVGPGSFETLDLASVPTDAVATVFLTHFHSDHIGDLGEATTQSWIAGRTRPFDVYGPAGTARVVDGFNTAYAADADARTLHHGEAYLPRAAAGMHAHEVALADAPDAEAVVLDRNGLKVTMFRVDHDPVRPAVGYRFDYKGRAVVVSGDTRKSPNVVKHAKGADMLVHEALSRDAFGRAIAVADRIGMPRLAKMAKDATEYHTTPVEAAEVAREAGVETLVLTHLVPAPSNWFLERRFLSGVQEAFPGKVVAGRDGMRFTLAARQ comes from the coding sequence ATGAGGACCGCCGTGCTCCTGGTCACGGTCGTGCTCGCCGCGAGCGGCTGTGACGGGCTGGTCGATCGCCTGATCGAGCGCAACCTGCGTCGCGCCGACCGGACGCTCCTCACCTCTCCGGACCTCACCGTCGTGCTGTGCGGGACGGGTGGGCCGCTCGCCGACGCCCAGCGCGCCGGCGCGTGCACCGCCATCGTCGCGGGCGGGGAGGTGATGCTGGTGGACGTCGGTCCCGGCTCCTTCGAGACGCTCGATCTCGCGAGCGTTCCGACCGACGCCGTCGCCACCGTGTTCCTGACCCACTTCCACTCCGACCACATCGGCGACCTCGGCGAAGCGACGACCCAGAGCTGGATCGCCGGCCGGACGCGCCCGTTCGACGTCTACGGACCGGCCGGCACGGCCCGGGTCGTGGACGGGTTCAACACCGCCTACGCAGCGGACGCCGACGCGCGCACGCTGCACCACGGCGAGGCCTATCTGCCGCGTGCGGCGGCGGGCATGCACGCCCACGAGGTGGCGCTCGCCGACGCGCCCGACGCCGAGGCGGTGGTGCTCGATCGCAACGGACTGAAGGTGACGATGTTCCGGGTCGATCACGATCCCGTGCGGCCGGCCGTGGGCTATCGCTTCGACTACAAGGGCCGTGCGGTCGTCGTGTCGGGCGACACCCGCAAGAGTCCCAACGTGGTGAAACATGCGAAGGGCGCCGACATGTTGGTCCACGAGGCGCTCTCCCGGGACGCGTTCGGGCGCGCGATCGCCGTCGCCGATCGGATCGGGATGCCCCGACTCGCGAAGATGGCGAAGGACGCGACCGAGTACCACACGACGCCCGTGGAGGCGGCCGAGGTCGCCCGCGAGGCGGGCGTCGAGACGCTGGTGCTGACGCACCTCGTGCCGGCTCCGTCGAACTGGTTCCTCGAGCGACGGTTTCTTTCCGGTGTGCAGGAGGCGTTTCCCGGCAAGGTCGTCGCGGGCCGCGACGGGATGCGATTCACGCTCGCCGCACGGCAGTGA
- a CDS encoding 6-carboxytetrahydropterin synthase, translated as MPEPQRYSVVVAKDYLKFAAAHFIAYPGFREPLHGHNYQVSVRVEADLGADGYVLDFGLVKRIAKALCEELDERIVIPQRSDCVRVVTADTTIELTTEQGDRFQFPRKDCALLPIVHSSAEELAAYLLGRLRVALAAEAAGRAVRLLEVGVAEAPGQIAYCRETL; from the coding sequence ATGCCCGAGCCGCAACGCTACAGCGTCGTGGTCGCGAAGGACTACCTCAAGTTCGCAGCCGCGCACTTCATCGCGTATCCGGGGTTTCGCGAGCCGCTGCACGGTCACAACTACCAGGTATCGGTCCGCGTCGAGGCCGACCTCGGGGCCGACGGCTACGTGCTCGACTTCGGCCTGGTGAAGCGGATCGCGAAGGCGCTCTGCGAGGAGCTCGACGAGCGCATCGTCATCCCTCAGCGCAGCGACTGTGTCAGGGTCGTCACCGCCGACACGACGATCGAGCTCACGACCGAGCAGGGAGATCGCTTCCAGTTCCCGCGCAAGGACTGTGCGCTGCTCCCCATCGTCCACAGCTCCGCCGAGGAGCTGGCGGCCTACCTGCTCGGACGACTGCGTGTGGCGCTCGCCGCCGAAGCGGCGGGCCGTGCCGTTCGGCTGCTCGAGGTCGGCGTCGCCGAGGCCCCCGGGCAGATCGCGTATTGCCGCGAGACCCTGTGA
- a CDS encoding type II secretion system protein has protein sequence MSTRTKATASMPWRAPCRTSDACATSVTKAPVGDGRHGFTIIELLVVVAIIAIMAGTAYSRLPRNPYTVWIAQNQVLADIRHARDDALTKGDHFRVDITNSTTYVTYRLQLVGGVWVPNGPAIRSGTLQNGIVFTSGIGRQLEFTTRGLMLVPDAACTLTLYHAPSSTYRTITVWPSGQVAPG, from the coding sequence ATGTCCACGAGAACCAAGGCGACTGCATCGATGCCATGGCGTGCGCCGTGCCGAACGAGTGACGCATGTGCGACGAGCGTCACGAAGGCGCCGGTCGGCGACGGCCGCCACGGCTTCACGATCATCGAGCTCCTGGTCGTAGTGGCGATCATCGCCATCATGGCGGGTACGGCGTACTCCCGGCTTCCCCGCAACCCGTACACCGTGTGGATTGCGCAGAACCAGGTCCTCGCCGACATCCGGCATGCGCGCGACGACGCGCTGACCAAGGGCGATCACTTCCGCGTCGACATCACCAACTCGACGACCTACGTCACCTATCGGCTCCAGCTCGTCGGCGGCGTCTGGGTCCCGAACGGGCCCGCCATTCGTTCGGGCACTCTGCAGAACGGTATCGTCTTCACGAGCGGCATCGGCCGCCAGCTCGAGTTCACGACGCGCGGTCTCATGCTCGTCCCCGATGCGGCGTGTACGTTGACCCTCTACCACGCCCCGAGCAGCACCTACCGCACCATCACCGTGTGGCCGTCGGGACAGGTCGCCCCAGGGTGA
- a CDS encoding prepilin-type N-terminal cleavage/methylation domain-containing protein has translation MTRHAGKKTQAGFTLFEVLAAMSLFAIASLGMAQFAAQNIRHTADNRASTGAVILAQQEIEDQRSLDYIDIASRTFTASIGNQGYTVTTAVANDTPAAGMKQLTVTVNWSSPIGSRSYAVQTILTAVN, from the coding sequence ATGACTCGTCACGCAGGCAAGAAGACGCAGGCCGGCTTCACCCTGTTCGAGGTGCTGGCCGCCATGTCGCTGTTCGCGATCGCGTCCCTGGGGATGGCCCAGTTCGCCGCCCAGAACATTCGACACACCGCCGACAACCGTGCGTCGACGGGTGCCGTCATCCTGGCCCAGCAAGAGATCGAGGACCAGCGCTCACTCGACTACATCGACATCGCGAGCCGCACCTTCACCGCCAGCATCGGTAACCAGGGGTACACGGTCACGACCGCGGTCGCCAACGACACGCCGGCTGCGGGCATGAAGCAGCTCACCGTCACCGTCAACTGGTCATCGCCGATCGGATCACGGAGCTATGCCGTACAAACCATCCTCACAGCGGTCAACTGA
- a CDS encoding PilX N-terminal domain-containing pilus assembly protein, whose product MKTTKNVRAGREEGFALVAVLMIMLLIAGVTAAMHASVMSDTVSAGAHHRAASGFYSAEAGINRGMGDYRNIFLSYGTPTVADHALHTFMLGARQVDYQLTDVPGNPRQVIVPAGRPFAGINATEYRYTATSTSRVLPGDIEASIGTTFNVDYVPLFQFLAFYQNDLEILPGANMNLHGPVHTNGNLYINSDATLTVNELNPNIPTVHLSSAGRIYRGRKDVSTCAGTVNIARLRDANNDGALDIQAVGCSGSGTTQLSSSTLSGWLGAMLANQPAVSVPTPDALQHGSGDFWHQADLRIVLNVNGRDAAGRIPIVVQNDDGTTNAAQSTRLQTFMAARPGRIFYNDVPRAGGDQPGACVNANSYCNRVNYTPNFLTAAAVYPCGDSSIGLYAGCATRVTNELLADGTLTARRGGFYSNREAAWVQMLNVNVHDLLAWNRGTIAANRLFDPDDTTDGGVVLFFSVDGPGSAGVSNPRYGVRIFGSPNLDFPAAADPTGVTIVSDNAVFVEGDYNTGTGTCTSFAACPKSPSAIMGDTLNVLSNNWDNNSACGNDCQSRTALNSGSRVATSTAINAAFISGVDTTVAGAYNGGLENYPRFHEDWGGRTLTYRGSFVSLGTPRHNSGAWCGTGNACNIYNPPARNWDYDTDFQNVALLPPLTPRFVAVEQILFTENFR is encoded by the coding sequence ATGAAGACGACGAAGAACGTTCGGGCCGGACGCGAGGAAGGCTTCGCGCTCGTGGCCGTCCTGATGATCATGCTGCTGATCGCGGGCGTCACCGCGGCGATGCACGCCAGCGTCATGAGCGACACCGTGTCGGCCGGCGCGCACCATCGCGCCGCGAGCGGCTTCTACTCGGCCGAGGCCGGCATCAACCGGGGCATGGGCGACTACCGGAACATCTTCCTCTCCTACGGCACGCCGACCGTGGCGGATCACGCCCTGCACACGTTCATGCTCGGGGCACGGCAGGTGGATTACCAGCTCACGGACGTGCCCGGAAACCCGCGCCAGGTGATCGTCCCCGCGGGACGGCCGTTCGCCGGGATCAACGCGACCGAGTATCGCTACACCGCCACGTCGACGTCCCGGGTGCTGCCCGGGGACATCGAGGCGAGCATCGGCACGACGTTCAACGTCGACTACGTCCCGCTCTTCCAGTTCCTCGCGTTCTACCAGAACGACCTCGAGATCCTGCCCGGCGCGAACATGAACCTGCACGGGCCGGTGCATACCAACGGGAACCTGTACATCAACAGCGACGCGACCCTCACGGTGAACGAGCTCAACCCGAACATCCCGACCGTTCACCTCTCGTCCGCGGGCCGGATCTATCGCGGGCGCAAGGACGTGAGCACGTGCGCCGGTACGGTAAACATCGCGCGGCTCCGCGACGCCAACAACGACGGTGCCCTCGACATCCAGGCCGTCGGCTGCAGCGGCAGCGGGACCACCCAGCTCTCGAGCTCGACGCTCTCGGGCTGGCTCGGCGCGATGCTCGCGAACCAGCCGGCCGTGTCGGTGCCGACGCCGGACGCGCTCCAGCACGGCTCGGGCGACTTCTGGCACCAGGCCGACCTGCGCATCGTGCTCAACGTCAACGGGCGCGACGCGGCGGGCCGCATCCCGATCGTCGTACAGAACGACGACGGCACCACCAACGCCGCCCAGTCGACCCGGCTGCAGACGTTCATGGCCGCGCGGCCCGGACGCATCTTCTACAACGACGTCCCGCGAGCGGGCGGCGACCAGCCGGGTGCGTGCGTCAACGCCAACTCGTACTGCAATCGCGTGAACTACACGCCGAACTTCCTCACCGCGGCGGCGGTCTATCCGTGCGGAGACAGCTCGATCGGGCTCTACGCCGGGTGCGCGACCCGCGTGACGAACGAGCTGCTCGCCGACGGGACGCTCACGGCGCGGCGCGGCGGCTTCTACAGCAACCGCGAGGCCGCGTGGGTTCAGATGCTGAACGTCAACGTCCACGACCTGCTTGCCTGGAACCGCGGCACCATCGCGGCGAACCGGCTGTTCGATCCCGACGACACGACCGACGGCGGCGTCGTGCTGTTCTTCAGCGTGGACGGCCCCGGATCGGCGGGGGTTTCGAATCCGCGCTATGGCGTGCGCATCTTCGGCTCGCCGAACCTCGACTTCCCCGCGGCGGCCGACCCGACCGGCGTGACGATCGTGTCCGACAATGCGGTGTTCGTCGAGGGCGACTACAACACCGGCACCGGCACCTGCACCTCGTTCGCCGCCTGCCCGAAGAGCCCCAGTGCCATCATGGGCGACACGCTGAACGTGCTCTCGAACAACTGGGACAACAACTCTGCGTGCGGCAACGACTGCCAGAGCCGAACGGCCCTCAACTCCGGCTCCCGCGTGGCAACGTCGACGGCCATCAACGCGGCGTTCATCTCCGGCGTCGATACGACGGTCGCCGGCGCCTACAATGGCGGGCTCGAGAACTACCCGCGCTTCCATGAGGACTGGGGTGGGCGGACGCTCACCTACCGCGGCTCGTTCGTGAGCCTCGGGACGCCGCGGCACAACAGCGGCGCCTGGTGCGGCACGGGCAACGCCTGCAACATCTACAACCCGCCCGCCCGCAACTGGGACTACGACACCGACTTCCAGAACGTCGCGTTGCTGCCGCCGCTGACCCCTCGCTTCGTCGCGGTCGAGCAGATCCTGTTCACCGAGAACTTCCGCTAG
- a CDS encoding glutathione S-transferase family protein: MVALYDSAISGNSYKVRLAAAQLGVPLEIRPVDILRGESRTPDFLRKNPNGRTPLLDDDGFLLAESNAILAYLARGTRLLPEDRRRWALVFQWLFFEQYSHEPYLATSRFWLLHRPESPERTAALAARRDGGWAALRVMEGHLAHRPFFVEDYTIADVALFAYTHVSHEGGFPLDDFPNVRAWLARVRAERGFVAM, from the coding sequence ATGGTCGCACTCTACGACTCGGCCATCTCGGGCAACTCGTACAAGGTCCGGCTCGCGGCGGCCCAGCTCGGCGTCCCGCTCGAGATCCGTCCCGTCGACATCCTGCGGGGCGAGAGCCGCACGCCGGACTTCCTCCGCAAGAACCCGAACGGGCGCACGCCGCTGCTCGACGACGACGGCTTTCTGCTCGCCGAGTCGAACGCCATCCTGGCGTATCTCGCACGCGGCACCCGGCTCCTGCCGGAGGATCGCCGGCGCTGGGCGCTCGTCTTCCAGTGGCTCTTCTTCGAGCAGTACAGCCACGAGCCCTACCTCGCGACCTCGCGCTTCTGGCTGCTCCACAGGCCCGAGAGTCCGGAGCGCACCGCCGCGCTCGCCGCGCGGCGCGACGGCGGCTGGGCCGCGCTCCGCGTGATGGAGGGGCACCTCGCCCACCGTCCCTTCTTCGTCGAGGACTACACGATCGCCGACGTCGCGCTGTTCGCGTACACGCACGTCTCGCACGAGGGCGGCTTCCCGCTCGACGACTTCCCGAACGTCCGCGCCTGGCTCGCCCGCGTGCGCGCCGAGCGCGGATTCGTCGCCATGTGA
- the hpnE gene encoding hydroxysqualene dehydroxylase HpnE produces MNASPHVIVAGGGFAGLAAAMRLVRGGARVTLLERRPFLGGRAYSFTDVATGDVLDNGPHAFMGAYTELLAFLREIGAEDAIAFQPRLCVPMADRRRGVAALAAPAVPGPLQGLAALLGFPLLSRSDRLRLLAGAVRLVALRPRTLAGRTVAEALNAVGQPLEARRCFWDPLAVATLNEDPERAAAAPFAAVLRKGFLSGARAARFGVARGPLGDAYAGPARAAIEHAGGTVRTGAAVAEVTIADGIATGVVLRDGSRVSADAVILAVPASALLRLLPAPLREATPLRSLAQVDTSPIVSVHLWLGRAVPIGRPDAGAPFVGLLGARAQWLFDCGPSRAGGHRIASVTSGARFWDGADDDAIAAAVVADARAMLPDLAGVAVARAHVVRERHATLSLTPAAERARPPTTTSVPNLFLAGDWVQTGLPATIESAVVSGRRAAHAAQDYVVGRGRARGAGGTRERYAAAAAGEERAAI; encoded by the coding sequence GTGAACGCGTCCCCGCACGTGATCGTGGCCGGCGGCGGCTTCGCCGGCCTCGCCGCGGCCATGCGCCTCGTGCGCGGCGGCGCGCGCGTGACGCTGCTCGAGCGCCGTCCGTTCCTCGGCGGCCGGGCCTACTCGTTCACGGACGTCGCGACGGGCGACGTGCTCGACAACGGGCCACACGCGTTCATGGGGGCGTACACCGAGCTGCTCGCGTTCTTGCGCGAGATCGGCGCCGAGGACGCGATCGCCTTCCAACCGCGGCTGTGCGTGCCGATGGCCGATCGCCGCCGGGGCGTCGCCGCGCTCGCCGCCCCCGCCGTGCCGGGCCCGTTGCAGGGGCTCGCAGCGCTGCTCGGATTCCCGCTGCTCTCGCGCAGCGATCGCCTGCGACTCCTGGCGGGTGCAGTGCGCCTCGTGGCGTTGCGGCCGCGCACGCTCGCCGGGCGGACCGTGGCCGAGGCGTTGAACGCGGTCGGACAGCCGCTGGAAGCCCGGCGCTGCTTCTGGGATCCGCTCGCCGTAGCCACGCTCAACGAGGATCCGGAGCGCGCCGCGGCGGCGCCCTTCGCGGCCGTGCTCCGCAAGGGCTTTCTGTCCGGCGCGCGCGCGGCGCGCTTCGGTGTCGCGCGCGGCCCGCTCGGCGACGCGTACGCGGGGCCGGCGCGCGCTGCGATCGAGCACGCCGGCGGCACGGTCCGCACGGGTGCCGCCGTCGCCGAGGTGACGATCGCCGACGGGATCGCGACCGGCGTGGTGCTGCGCGACGGCTCGCGCGTGTCGGCCGACGCCGTCATCCTCGCCGTGCCCGCCTCGGCGCTCCTGCGCCTGCTCCCGGCGCCGCTGCGCGAGGCGACGCCACTGCGGTCGCTCGCGCAGGTCGACACGTCGCCCATCGTGAGCGTGCATCTGTGGCTCGGGCGCGCGGTGCCGATCGGCCGTCCGGACGCCGGGGCGCCCTTCGTGGGCCTCCTCGGCGCGCGCGCGCAGTGGCTGTTCGATTGCGGGCCCTCGCGGGCGGGCGGGCACCGCATCGCCAGCGTCACCAGCGGCGCGCGCTTCTGGGACGGCGCCGACGACGACGCGATCGCCGCGGCGGTCGTCGCCGACGCGCGCGCGATGCTGCCCGACCTCGCCGGTGTGGCGGTCGCCCGTGCGCACGTCGTGCGCGAGCGTCACGCGACCCTGTCGCTCACGCCGGCGGCCGAGCGCGCGCGGCCGCCGACCACGACGTCCGTGCCGAACCTCTTCCTCGCCGGGGACTGGGTGCAGACCGGGCTGCCCGCGACGATCGAGAGCGCCGTCGTCTCCGGCCGCCGTGCCGCCCATGCGGCCCAGGACTACGTCGTGGGTCGCGGCCGAGCACGGGGCGCAGGTGGCACGCGCGAGCGGTATGCCGCGGCCGCGGCAGGCGAGGAACGCGCGGCCATCTGA
- the hpnD gene encoding presqualene diphosphate synthase HpnD, protein MTATAIVRPSVEAAYQHCEEVTRRAASNFYWGFRLLSTERRRGLTAVYAFCRAADDIADEPDLRRDPRRLIARWREELHAAYDGTPRHPIGVALADAVERFAIPRAHFEAVVDGVEMDLRRTRYARWDGDLADYCYRVASAVGLIAIEIFGYTNPSARDYATNLGLAFQLTNILRDVAEDAARGRIYLPQEDLARFGCAEDDVLASRCTAAFRQVMAFECARAGEYYGRARFSLAEEDRPALAAAEAMRLIYEQLLRRVMFRRYDVFGERVRLTSAEKAGLAVAAWARPHLSFLYKIA, encoded by the coding sequence ATGACGGCGACGGCGATCGTACGGCCTTCGGTGGAGGCGGCCTACCAGCATTGCGAGGAGGTCACGCGCCGGGCGGCGTCGAACTTCTACTGGGGCTTCCGGCTGCTCTCCACCGAGCGCCGCCGCGGCCTCACCGCGGTGTATGCGTTCTGCCGCGCCGCGGACGACATCGCCGACGAGCCGGATCTGCGCCGGGACCCGCGACGCCTGATCGCGCGCTGGCGCGAGGAGCTGCACGCGGCCTACGACGGTACGCCCCGCCATCCGATCGGGGTCGCGCTCGCCGACGCGGTGGAGCGCTTCGCCATCCCCCGCGCCCACTTCGAGGCCGTCGTCGACGGCGTCGAGATGGATCTCCGGCGTACGCGCTACGCCCGCTGGGACGGCGACCTCGCCGACTACTGCTATCGCGTCGCGTCGGCGGTCGGTCTCATCGCGATCGAGATCTTCGGGTACACCAACCCCTCGGCGCGCGACTACGCCACGAACCTCGGTCTCGCGTTCCAACTGACGAACATCCTGCGCGACGTCGCCGAGGACGCGGCGCGCGGCCGCATCTACCTGCCGCAGGAGGACCTCGCGCGCTTCGGGTGTGCGGAGGACGACGTGCTCGCGAGCCGCTGCACCGCGGCCTTCCGCCAGGTGATGGCGTTCGAGTGCGCGCGCGCCGGCGAGTACTACGGCCGCGCGCGCTTCTCGCTGGCGGAGGAGGACCGACCGGCGCTCGCCGCCGCGGAGGCGATGCGCCTCATCTACGAGCAGCTCCTGCGGCGGGTGATGTTCCGCCGCTACGACGTCTTCGGCGAGCGGGTGCGCCTCACCAGCGCCGAGAAGGCGGGCCTCGCGGTCGCCGCGTGGGCGCGGCCCCACCTGTCGTTCCTGTACAAGATCGCGTGA
- the hpnC gene encoding squalene synthase HpnC: MSDVAVAYAECERLARAHYENFPVGSWLLPRRLRRDLAAVYAFARRGDDLADEGTAPVAERLAALGALEEQLLACAADPAAATDPVFVALGHTIAAHALPVQPFRDLLTAFRRDAGAETRAFATFADVLEYCRCSANPVGRIVLGLFGHRDEERAARADDVCTALQLTNFWQDVRGDLEERGRVYIPGEDLDRFPGSREALATRRTTDGLRACLAFQVERTRELFARGLALAGLVEGRLRREVRLFAGGGMAILDRIEAGNYDVLAERPRLHRGDLARLVWKELWR, from the coding sequence ATGAGCGACGTCGCCGTCGCCTATGCCGAGTGTGAGCGGCTCGCGCGCGCGCACTACGAGAACTTCCCGGTCGGGTCGTGGCTGCTGCCGCGGCGGCTGCGGCGCGATCTCGCGGCGGTCTACGCGTTCGCGCGGCGCGGCGACGACCTGGCGGACGAGGGCACGGCGCCGGTCGCCGAGCGCCTCGCGGCGCTGGGCGCGCTCGAGGAGCAGCTCCTCGCCTGCGCGGCCGATCCGGCGGCGGCGACGGATCCCGTCTTCGTCGCGCTCGGCCACACGATCGCGGCCCATGCGCTCCCCGTCCAGCCGTTCCGCGATCTGTTGACCGCCTTCCGGCGCGACGCCGGCGCCGAGACGCGCGCCTTCGCCACCTTCGCGGACGTGCTCGAATACTGCCGCTGCTCGGCCAATCCGGTCGGGCGCATCGTGCTCGGCCTCTTCGGCCATCGCGACGAGGAACGGGCGGCGCGCGCCGACGACGTGTGCACGGCGCTGCAGCTCACGAACTTCTGGCAGGACGTGCGCGGCGATCTCGAGGAGCGGGGGCGCGTCTACATTCCGGGCGAAGACCTCGACCGGTTCCCCGGGAGCCGCGAGGCGCTCGCGACGCGGCGCACGACCGACGGCCTCCGGGCGTGTCTCGCGTTCCAGGTGGAGCGCACGCGCGAGCTCTTCGCCCGCGGCCTCGCGCTCGCGGGCCTGGTCGAGGGTCGCCTGCGCCGCGAGGTGCGCCTGTTCGCCGGTGGCGGGATGGCGATCCTCGATCGGATCGAGGCCGGGAACTACGACGTGCTCGCCGAGCGGCCGCGCCTGCATCGCGGCGATCTCGCGCGGCTCGTCTGGAAGGAGCTCTGGCGATGA